In the genome of Vicia villosa cultivar HV-30 ecotype Madison, WI linkage group LG7, Vvil1.0, whole genome shotgun sequence, one region contains:
- the LOC131618136 gene encoding uncharacterized protein LOC131618136 isoform X1 — protein sequence MMTSGDGVDESYRALPSLYLTFLTIWFVSACSWTAYTYKTRHFQWNNLQWTLSLIPLIKALQLMLSFLFWYSCFNFQACSLWMSFGVYVTGVLFQTAAFVSFLLISHGYCIMCEHLSLNERRSTAALACVFYLTLVGYKASVPYFAVLLLLNYFISFYVIFHHISQNLLVLREQLSIIENEDVRAMYDAVYKKYIMFKKFQGAMQMVAMAETVIYMNIYDSSENYWLRLLIREWAQFCIFVYIGWIFRSQDLAPHFSVIPPTKLKSQTLVPPIYSIEMDAATFKEFSSHEWHIGLPISTSHDEHSKNDVLVIIQHPRAQRLRKLDPFSDTSDCFAVSDLNTNSSSCQTQQRQLAT from the exons ATGATGACCTCCGGCGACGGAGTGGATGAGTCTTATCGGGCACTTCCGTCGCTGTATCTGACCTTCTTGACAATCTGGTTCGTCTCTGCTTGTTCATGGACCGCTTACACCTACAAAACCCGCCATTTTCAG TGGAATAATTTGCAATGGACACTTAGTTTGATTCCGTTGATTAAAGCATTGCAGCTCATGCTATCTTTCCTCTTCTG gtattcatGCTTCAATTTTCAGGCATGCTCTTTGTGGATGTCGTTTGGTGTATATGTGACTGGTGTGCTCTTTCAGACAGCTGCTTTTGTCTCCTTTTTGCTTATTTCTCATGGTTATTGTATAATGTGTGAGCACCTTTCTTTAAATGAACGCCGTTCAACTGCCGCACTTGCATGTGTCTTTTACTTGACTCTAGTTGGTTACAAGGCTTCTGTTCCATACTTTGCA GTGCTTTtgcttttaaattattttatttcattctatGTAATATTCCACCATATATCCCAAAACCTACTTGTGCTGAGAGAACAGTTGAGCATTATTGAAAATGAGGATGTTCGAGCAATGTATGATGCTGTGTATAAAAAGTACATAATGTTCAA GAAGTTTCAGGGTGCAATGCAGATGGTAGCTATGGCAGAAACTGTG atatatatgaacatttacgACTCCTCCGAGAATTACTGGCTTCGCCTTTTGATCAGAGAATGGGCACAGTTTTGCATCTTTGTGTACATTGG ATGGATTTTCAGATCACAAGATTTGGCACCACACTTCTCTGTTATACCACCCACAAAGTTAAAAAGCCAGACTCTGGTGCCTCCCATCTACAGTATT GAAATGGATGCAGCAACATTTAAAGAATTTAGTAGTCATGAATGGCACATTGGGTTG CCAATTTCCACGTCTCATGATGAGCATTCCAAAAACGACGTTCTGGTAATCATTCAGCATCCTCGAGCACAGAGATTAAGAAAGCTCGACCCATTTTCTGATACAAGTGACTGCTTTGCCGTGTCAGATCTCAACACAAATTCATCTTCATGCCAAACACAACAAAGACAGCTAGCAACATGA
- the LOC131618136 gene encoding uncharacterized protein LOC131618136 isoform X2: MDRLHLQNPPFSEQWNNLQWTLSLIPLIKALQLMLSFLFWYSCFNFQACSLWMSFGVYVTGVLFQTAAFVSFLLISHGYCIMCEHLSLNERRSTAALACVFYLTLVGYKASVPYFAVLLLLNYFISFYVIFHHISQNLLVLREQLSIIENEDVRAMYDAVYKKYIMFKKFQGAMQMVAMAETVIYMNIYDSSENYWLRLLIREWAQFCIFVYIGWIFRSQDLAPHFSVIPPTKLKSQTLVPPIYSIEMDAATFKEFSSHEWHIGLPISTSHDEHSKNDVLVIIQHPRAQRLRKLDPFSDTSDCFAVSDLNTNSSSCQTQQRQLAT, translated from the exons ATGGACCGCTTACACCTACAAAACCCGCCATTTTCAG AGCAGTGGAATAATTTGCAATGGACACTTAGTTTGATTCCGTTGATTAAAGCATTGCAGCTCATGCTATCTTTCCTCTTCTG gtattcatGCTTCAATTTTCAGGCATGCTCTTTGTGGATGTCGTTTGGTGTATATGTGACTGGTGTGCTCTTTCAGACAGCTGCTTTTGTCTCCTTTTTGCTTATTTCTCATGGTTATTGTATAATGTGTGAGCACCTTTCTTTAAATGAACGCCGTTCAACTGCCGCACTTGCATGTGTCTTTTACTTGACTCTAGTTGGTTACAAGGCTTCTGTTCCATACTTTGCA GTGCTTTtgcttttaaattattttatttcattctatGTAATATTCCACCATATATCCCAAAACCTACTTGTGCTGAGAGAACAGTTGAGCATTATTGAAAATGAGGATGTTCGAGCAATGTATGATGCTGTGTATAAAAAGTACATAATGTTCAA GAAGTTTCAGGGTGCAATGCAGATGGTAGCTATGGCAGAAACTGTG atatatatgaacatttacgACTCCTCCGAGAATTACTGGCTTCGCCTTTTGATCAGAGAATGGGCACAGTTTTGCATCTTTGTGTACATTGG ATGGATTTTCAGATCACAAGATTTGGCACCACACTTCTCTGTTATACCACCCACAAAGTTAAAAAGCCAGACTCTGGTGCCTCCCATCTACAGTATT GAAATGGATGCAGCAACATTTAAAGAATTTAGTAGTCATGAATGGCACATTGGGTTG CCAATTTCCACGTCTCATGATGAGCATTCCAAAAACGACGTTCTGGTAATCATTCAGCATCCTCGAGCACAGAGATTAAGAAAGCTCGACCCATTTTCTGATACAAGTGACTGCTTTGCCGTGTCAGATCTCAACACAAATTCATCTTCATGCCAAACACAACAAAGACAGCTAGCAACATGA